DNA sequence from the Sinorhizobium alkalisoli genome:
GCGCCGGCTTCTCGACCATTTCGCTCACGGTGAAACCGTGCCGCACAGCGTCACCCTTGCCGACGATGCCGTATTTTGAGGCGTCTTCAGGCGTGCATTGCTCCACGCCGACGACGTTGCCACCGACTTCGCGGTAAAGCTCCATGAGCCCGGCCATGCAGCCGCGCTGGCCGAAGGAGACCATGTCCGGTAGCAACAGCGCGAACGGCTCGTCGCCGATGAGATCGCGGGCACACCAGACCGCATGGCCGAGGCCGAGAGGCGCCTGCTGGCGGGTGAAGCTGACGGACCCTGCCTTCGGCAGCATGGCCTCCAACTCGGAGATCTGTGCCTCCTTGCCCGAGCGCGTGAGTGAGGAAATGAGCTCCGGAGTGTCGTCGAAATGATCCTCGATTGCCTGCTTGTTGCGGCTGGTGACAAAGACGACGTGCTCGATTCCGGCCTGGCGCGCTTCGTCGACGGCATATTGTACCACCGGC
Encoded proteins:
- a CDS encoding UTP--glucose-1-phosphate uridylyltransferase — protein: MDRIRTVRKAVIPVAGSGTRFLPATKAVPKEMLTIVDRPVVQYAVDEARQAGIEHVVFVTSRNKQAIEDHFDDTPELISSLTRSGKEAQISELEAMLPKAGSVSFTRQQAPLGLGHAVWCARDLIGDEPFALLLPDMVSFGQRGCMAGLMELYREVGGNVVGVEQCTPEDASKYGIVGKGDAVRHGFTVSEMVEKPAPGKAPSNYYLNGRYILQPEIFSILTHQPRGAGNEIQLTDGMLKLSAEQAFHAHPYEGRTFDCGSKQGFIEANVTFALARADIGETVFQSVREIVLSHESRTRAA